The window AGCCCGGCCGGGCCTGCATCCGTATCACGCCGCCGGCCTGTATTATCTGCAGGACCCTTCGGCGATGGCGGCGGCGATCCTGCTGGACCCCCAGCCGGGGGAGTGGGTGCTGGATCTGGCCGCAGCGCCCGGCGGAAAGACCACCCACATCGCCGCACGGATGCGCAACACCGGGGTTCTCGTGGCGAACGAGATCCAGCCCCGGCGGGCCTCGGTGCTGGCCCTGAATGTGGAACGCATGGGGGTAACCTGCGCGCTGCTGACCAACGAGACCCCGCAGCGCCTGGCCCGGCGCTGGGAGGGGTTGTTCGACCGCGTGCTGGTGGACGCGCCGTGCTCCGGGGAGGGGATGTTCGCCCGGGACCCCGAGGCCATCCGGGCCTGGAGCATGGAGCGGGTGCGTCGCTCCGCCGGGTTGCAGAAGGCCATCCTCACGGAGGCCGCCCGGATGGTGCGGCCGGGAGGCTGGCTTCTGTATGCCACCTGCACCTTCGCCCCGGAGGAGAACGAGGGGGTGGTGGACGCCTTCCTGCGCGCCCATCCGGAGTTCGACCTGGTGGATCCCCCCCGCCATCCGGCCTTCGACCGGGGACGCCCGGAATGGATCGAGGGGGGAGATCCCCGTCTGGTCCGCGCCGTGCGGCTGTGGCCACACCGGGGGCCGGGGCACGGGCACTTCTACGCGCTCTTCCGGCGGAGGGGGGAGGAGCGGCCCCATCGTCCGGGACCGGAGAGCGATCTGCCGGGCCGGGTTCGGCGGGCTCTGGAAGCTTTCTGGGAGAAAACCCTGGAGGCGCCCCTGCCGGAGGACGGTTTGATCCTGCGAGGGGATCACGTCTATCGGACGCCGATGGCGCCGGCGTTGTGGCGGGGGTTGCGGGTGCTGCGGCCGGGATGGTGGCTGGGCCGGGCGCGTGACGATCGCTTTGAGCCGGACCACGCCCTGGCGATGGCCCTGGATCCACGGCGGGTGCGTCAGGTGCTGGAGCTCTCGCTGGACGATC is drawn from Thermoflexus hugenholtzii and contains these coding sequences:
- a CDS encoding RsmB/NOP family class I SAM-dependent RNA methyltransferase → MTFPERFVRRMQGWLGPEAEPFLQALSGPYRTGLRVNTLKIDPEAFRSRSPFPLSPVPWCPEGFVLEDLEARPGLHPYHAAGLYYLQDPSAMAAAILLDPQPGEWVLDLAAAPGGKTTHIAARMRNTGVLVANEIQPRRASVLALNVERMGVTCALLTNETPQRLARRWEGLFDRVLVDAPCSGEGMFARDPEAIRAWSMERVRRSAGLQKAILTEAARMVRPGGWLLYATCTFAPEENEGVVDAFLRAHPEFDLVDPPRHPAFDRGRPEWIEGGDPRLVRAVRLWPHRGPGHGHFYALFRRRGEERPHRPGPESDLPGRVRRALEAFWEKTLEAPLPEDGLILRGDHVYRTPMAPALWRGLRVLRPGWWLGRARDDRFEPDHALAMALDPRRVRQVLELSLDDPRVAAYLQGHPLEGPWEEGWTLIALEGFPLGWARAERGRLKNLYPRHLRAIGWWEA